The Photobacterium sp. GJ3 genome segment TTGATCGTTTTCGCCGTGATCTGCCTGTGGTGCCGGTTACAGGTGGGTCTGGGATCGGTGACGTTGAATGGCGCGGTGGTCGTCACCGCTCTCAGCGTGCTGTATTACCTCCGGTTGAGTGTGGCTTTGGGCATGCTGATGGCATTGATATTGAGTGTCATGATCTGGGCGGCCGTTCCCATTGCCGAGCTTTCATGGGTTGGCTGGATCGCAATCAGTCTGGGTCTGTTTGTGATGGGATGGGTCATTCAGTTTATCGGACACTATTTTGAAGGAAAAAAGCCGGCTTTCGCGGATGATCTGATCGGATTGGTGATTGGCCCGCTGTTTATCTTGGCGGAGGGGCTGTTTTTACTGGGGTATTACACCGAACTTGAGCAACATATCGTTCAGCATGCAGGCCCGGTTAAGCCTTAATGCGCGATAAAGGTCAGCTGACTTTCAACACGGAACACAAGACAAGGAGCCGTCATGACGTTTCAGAATAAAACCGTTTGGATTACAGGTGCGTCGTCCGGTATCGGACAGGCGCTGGCGGAGCAGTTTGCAGCGCAGGGCGCGAACGTTATCTTAACCGCGCGTCGGAAAGAGCGGCTGGACACCATTCTTGCCGGGCTGGCCAGGCAAGCATCGGATTGTACCGCTGGATTATCGCAGCCCGAGCGGTTGCTTCAGGATCTCCCGTCCATATTGGATGAGATTGGCCGGGTGGACATTCTGATAAACAATGCAGGCATCTCGCAACGCAGCCTGTTTCTGGAGAACGAATTCAAAGTTTACCGCCAGTTAATGGAAGTGAATTATTTCGGACTGGTCGCGATGACGAAAGCGGTGCTGCCCAGAATGATTGAAGCCGGTGGCGGCAGCGTGGTGTCGATCAGCAGTGTGGCCGGGAAAGTGGGTTCAAAGCTCAGAACCGGCTATTCCGGATCCAAGTACGCTGTGGTCGGTTTTATGGATTGCCTGCGGGCCGAAGTCAGCGAATACGGTATTCACTGCCTGACGATTTGCCCCGCTCTGTCCGCACTGCCATTGCGCATCATTCTCCAAACGGGCTCCAAACTTCCCCCCTATTGCCCCCCTAAGCAGATGCTTAAGGCAATTGCGGCCCACGGTCAATTGGGCACCAACCATCAAGCGGTTCTTTCCGCAGCTGTTTAATCTGATGACGGCAAAATGACTATCGTTAATCTGTTTCGGAGTGTCGCTCTGACACTCCGGTTCCCTTCCTGAAGCATCGCCTGCTCAAGGCTGTATGAAGCGTTGTATTTCTCGATCGCTTTCACATTGTCGACAATTTGTATGATTCATCATCAGAATGTTCAAGTCCTGGCTTGAAAATCAGTCAGATCCTGACTATTTTCAAGTCATCTATTGATGATTGTTGACAATGTGTAAGGTTGAACCCTGTGGAGAAGTTCGAGAACAGTGAGATTGTTGACACGCTGGCGTCAATCCCCCTGATGACAGACCGAAAGCGCGACAGTGCGAAAGAGCCGACGAAATCGAACAGTCTGCTGGAAGTGCTGGTCGAGCGCATTGTGACCGGTGTTTTTCCGGGGGCAGTAAAATTTCAGAGCCCGAACTGGCCCGGCAGTTTGAAGTCAGTCGCGGGCCGCTCCGTGAAGCCATGATGCGGGTCGAATCGCTTGGACTGGTCGAGCGTATTCCTCATGTTGGCGCGCGCGTCGTTGCACTCAGCCGGAGAAGCTGGTCGAGATTTATGCAGTGCGCGAAGCACTGGAAGGCATGGCTGCACGGCAGGCGTGCGAGCACATCACAGACGCAGAAATTGAAGGGCTGGCAGTATTACTGGATACCCATCAGGCTCATATCGAGCAGGTCGACGGGGCGTCTTATTTTCATCAGCACGGTGATTTTGATTTTCATTACCGCATTATTCAGGCAAGCCGGAACAGCAACTGATCAGTTTGTTATGCGATGAGCTTTATCACCTGCTGCGGATGTACAGGTTTCAGTCGCCGCGTTCGCATTCCCGTCCCGAACGCGCCTGAACGAGCATATTCAAATCTTATCCGCATACGAGACCGTGACGAGAGCTGCAGAAATGCTGATGCGTCGCCATATCCTGCGGAGCCGGCGTCTGATTGAAAGTCAGTTAAAGCACGAAGCATCCAGACATAAACCAAGGAGTTGATGATGAAGCCAGGACAGCGATTTCGTCAGGCGGTGACCGACAATCACCCATTGCAGATTGTGGGCACGATTAATCCGTATTGCGCCATGATGGCGAAGCAGGTCGGGCATCAGGCGATCTATCTTCAGGCGGCGGCATTGCAATGCGTCTTATGGTTTGCCGGATCTGGGGATCACCACACTCAATGACGTGACTGAAGATGTCCGCCGCATCACTGCGGCTGTGATTTGCCCTTGCTGGTGGATATCGATACCGGTTTGGTGGCGCTTTCAATATCGCCCGCACGACTCGTGAAATGGAGCGCTCCGGGGCGGCGGCGGTCCACATGGAAGACCAGGTGGCGCAGAAACGCTGTGGCCACCGTCCGAATAAAGCCATTGTCAGCCAGGCTGAAATGGTTGATCGCATCAAAGCGGCTGTGGATGCCCGTCACGATGAAAGTTTTGTGGTCATGGCGCGCACCGATGCTCTGGCGGTCGAAGGGATGGATGCTGCGATTGAGCGTGCGATTGCCTGTGTTGAGGCCGGTGCGGATATGATTTTCCCCGAGGCCATGAATACGCTGGCGCAGTACCGGCAGTTTGTGGATGCGGTCCAGGTGCCTGTGCTGGCAAACATCACGGAATTTGGTCAGACCCGTTGTTTTCCTGCGATGAACTGGCGGAGCAGGGCGTGGGCATGGTGCTGTATCCGCTGTCGGCCTTCCGGGCCATGAACCAGGCGGCGCTCAATGTGTATCAGCATTTACGGGCCGACGGACATCAGCGTCAGGTGGTGGATCAGATGCAAACCCGCGAGGAGCTTTATCACTATCTTGGCTATCATGAGTATGAGCAAAAGCTGGATAAACTTTTCAGCGGTGAGTGACAACTCGCATATATATTCCCTTTCCTTGGCAAGGGGAGGGCTAGGGTGGGGTTCGTAGGGTTGTGCGCAGATTCAGAAACTGTGCCCGGTAACCCCTCCTAACCTCCCTTGAAAGGGGGAGGGACAATACTGAGTTTATGGTGAGCACTAACCCCTTGGAAGGGGAGGGCTAGGGTGGGGTTCGTAGGTTGTGCGCAGATTCAGAAACTGTGCCCGGTAACCCTAACCTCACCCCTTGAAAAGGGGGAGGGACAATACTGAGTTTATGGTGAGCTAATATTCCTCCCTTGGCAAGGGGAGGGCTAGGGTGGGGTCGTAGGGTTGTGCGCAGATTCAGAAACTGTGCCGGTAACCCCTCCTAACCTCCCCTTGAAAAGGGGGAGGGACAATACTGAGTTTATGGTGAGCACTAATATTCCCTCCCTTGGCAAGGGGAGGGCTAGGGTGGGGTCGTAGGGTTGTGCGCAGATTCAGAAACTGTGCCCGGCAACCCTCCTAACCTCCCCCTTGAAAAGGGGGAGGGACAATACTGAGTTTATGGTGAGCACTAATATTCCCTTCCCTTGGCAAGGGGGGCTAGGGTGGGGTTCGTAAGGTTGTGCGCAGATTCAGAAACTGTGCCCGGTAACCCCTCCTAACCTCCCTCTTGAAAAGGGGGAGGGACAATACTGAGTTTATGGTGAGTACTAATATCCCTTCCCTTGGCAAGGGAGGGCTAGGGTGGGGTTCGTAGGGTTGTGCGCAGATTCAGAAACTGTGCCGGTAACCTCCTAACCTCCCCTTGAAAAGGGGGAGGGACAATACTGAGTTTATGGTGAGCACTAATATCCCTTCCCCTTATCAAGGGGGAGAAACAAAACGATTTCATGTAACAGAAAAAGAGCAGGTGGAAGAAGTGATCGCCTCAATTCAATAACGTGACATAACGTGAAGAAAGGAGCCCGGAATGACTGCGACCCATTCAGTGCAAGCGGACAATCAACAGACGGCAGACAAGGATCATTCACGCAATCAACCCTTGGGGGCGCAGGTCTGCGTGGTCAGAGTGCGGGAAGCTCGGCACTGTGCACCGTGGGTAAAACGGGAACGGGCCTGACCTACCGGGGATATGACATCACCGATCTGGCACATCACGCACAGTTTGAAGAGGTGGCTTATCTGCTGCTGAAAGGCAAACTGCCCACTCAGTCTGAACTGGATCAGTACAAAGCAACCCTGAAAGCAAAACGCGGATTACCGGATGCACTGAAAACCGTGCTGGAAACGATCCCGGCCGACGCGCATCCGATGGATGTGATGCGAACCGGCTGTTCTGTGCTGGGGAATCTGGATCAGGAAACTGACTTCAGCCAGCAAGCCGATAAAACCGATACCCTGCTGGCCATGCTGCCCGCGATCATCTGTTACTGGTATCGCTACAGTCATGACGGCATCCGGATTGAGACGGCCAGCCAGACTCAGGACTGTACCGGCGGTTATTTTCTGGAAATGCTGACGGGCGAAGCCCCCTCTGAACTTCACAAACAGGTGATGACTGCTCGCTGATTCTGTACGCAGAACATGAATTCAATGCATCCACCTTTACGGCGCGCGTCTGTGCCTCGACTCTGTCTGATCTGCATTCCTGCATCACCGCCGCCATTGGCAGCCTCCGCGGGCCGCTGCACGGCGGGGCGAATGAAGCCGCAATGGCGATGATTGAACACTGGAAAACACCAGATGAAGCAGAAGCCAATATCCTGAAAATGCTGGCAAACAAAGAAAAATCATGGGGTTCGGGCACGCGATTTACCGGGAATCGGATCCCCGCAATGCGCTGATCAAAGCCTGGTCCAGCAAATTGGCACAGGATGTGGGAGACACCCGGCTGTACGCTGTTTCTGAGCGGGTCGAAGCTGTGATGAAACGTGAGAAAGGCTTGTTTGCCAATGCGGATTTCTTTCATGCCTCGGCGTACCATTTTATGGGCATTCCGACCCAACTCTTCACCCGATTTTTGTCATGAGCCGGGTAACGGGCTGGGCAGCGCATGTGTATGAGCAGCGTGCCAATAACCGGATTATCCGTCCGAGTGCCGATTATATCGGGCCGGATCATCAGGACTGGCTGCCGATTGAACAGCGTCGATGATCGGTCTTCCCCTCGCAAATAGGGAGAGAAGCAATCTTCCCTGTTTCCATCCCAAAGATTCTCGCCCCTTCAAAAAGAAGGGCGGAAACAATCACGACTCTGAAGTAAAAGGAACGATGAATGAGCCTGAACGTTGAACTGAATGAACGCCCGCAGCCTGATGCATTGCTGGTGAAGATTGCCGACTATGTTGCAAACACCGACATTGCCTGCGGAAGCCTACAACACCGCGCGCAATTGCCTGATGGACACGCTGGGCTGTGGCCTGCTTGCTTTGAGATTTCCGGAATGCACCAAGCATCTTGGCCCGACGGTACCGGGCACCACAGTACGACATGGGGCGCGCGTGCCGGGGACTTCTCACGAGCTGGATCCGGTCACGGCTGCATTCAATATCGGGTGTCTGATCCGCTGGCTGGATTTTAACGACACCTGGCTGGCCGCGGAATGGGGCCATCCGTCCGATAATCTGGGCGGTATTCTGGCGACAGCGGATTACCTCAGCCGTGTTGCCGTGGCCGAAGGCAAAGCACCGCTGACCATGCGGGATGTGCTGACGGCGATGATTAAAGCTCATGAAATTCAGGGCGTGCTGGCACTGGAAAACAGCTATAACCGGGTTGGGCTGGATCATGTCCTGTTGGTTCGGGTGGCTTCAACCGCCGTCGTCACCAAAATGCTGGGTGGTAACCGGGATCAGATCATTGATGCCGTCTCTCAGGCCTGGGTGGATGGCTGCGCGCTGCGCACGTACCGCCATGCGCCGAATGCCGGTTCCCGTAAGTCGTGGGCAGCGGGCGATGCCACCTCCCGTGCAGTGCGACTGGCGATGATCACCATGAAAGGTGAAATGGGATTGCCTTCTGTGCTCACGGCACCCAAATGGGGCTATTACGATGTGCTGTTCAATGGTCAGCCGTTCAAGCTGAATCAGGATTTTGGCAGCTATGTGATGGAAAATGTCCTGTTCAAAATTTCTTTCCCGGCAGAAATTCCACGCCCAGACTGCGGTTGAATGTGCGGTGACGTTGCATGAGCAGGTCAAAGATCGTCTGGACGAGATTGAACGGATCGAAGTGACGACCCATGAGTCTGCCATTCGGATTATTTCGAAGTCCGGCGATCTCGCCAACCCGGCAGACCGGGACCACTGCCTGCAATATATGATCGCGGTGCCGCTGATTTATGGTATCTGGTTGCCGAACACTATGAAGATGACTTCCATCGTGGTGACAAACGCATCGATCAGCTTCGCAGTAAGATGGAAATCATGGAAGACCCGCGTTACAGCGCGGAATATCTGGAGTCGGATAAACGCTCCATCGCCAATGCGATTCAGATTTTCTTCAGTGACGGCACCAGTACCGACAAAGTGGCCGTGGACTATCCCATTGGTCATCGCCGACGCCGTGAGGAAGGGATTCCGGTTCTGGAGCGAAAATTCAGACGGAACCTGCTCACCCGATTCCCGCAGGGCATCAGTGAACACATTGTCGATCTGTGTAGTGATCAGGCGGCACTGGAAGCAACCCAGTACATGATTTTATGGCGCTGTTCACCATCAACTGATTGGCTATTGAATGGCTTCTTCAGAACCGGCGTCTTGGCGCCGGTTTTTTCTTTGGGGCAGTGGCTGAATTTGAGCCCGGATGTTTTTCATTTCAGTTGGCTGAGAAAAGCGCTGTGTCATACCAATCGCAGTCAATCACTGGTCATCCTAGCTTGTTCAATTGTTCGATCACTGCGTTAGATTTTTTGATTGTAGAATCAGGACTTCTAAAAAGTCTGCCTTGTTCTCAAACATTTCCCCTGCGCTATTTCTGATCATTGACTGACTTTGATTGGTATCATTTGTGCGTGAATCGCAAAAGAATTTTGAATTCATGATGCGTTTAAATGCATTGAGTTTTGTATTAGCATCATTCGCTGAATGAAAGTGATAAAGGAATTATCAATGACCAAACGCTTGTATATGGAGATCCGAACTCTCAGGAAGTGCGCAAGTCCTCGTTGTGAAGCAGATGAGTCAGGGTACTTTGCTGAACTCGACGCCACCTTGTTTCATCCGCAAGGCGGTGGACAACCCAGTGATATCGGCGTTCTGCAAAGTGACAACGGTGTTTCCGCCCGAGTCTTGCA includes the following:
- a CDS encoding DUF962 domain-containing protein, with product LIVFAVICLWCRLQVGLGSVTLNGAVVVTALSVLYYLRLSVALGMLMALILSVMIWAAVPIAELSWVGWIAISLGLFVMGWVIQFIGHYFEGKKPAFADDLIGLVIGPLFILAEGLFLLGYYTELEQHIVQHAGPVKP
- a CDS encoding SDR family NAD(P)-dependent oxidoreductase produces the protein MTFQNKTVWITGASSGIGQALAEQFAAQGANVILTARRKERLDTILAGLARQASDCTAGLSQPERLLQDLPSILDEIGRVDILINNAGISQRSLFLENEFKVYRQLMEVNYFGLVAMTKAVLPRMIEAGGGSVVSISSVAGKVGSKLRTGYSGSKYAVVGFMDCLRAEVSEYGIHCLTICPALSALPLRIILQTGSKLPPYCPPKQMLKAIAAHGQLGTNHQAVLSAAV